A region of Paenibacillus sp. JNUCC-31 DNA encodes the following proteins:
- a CDS encoding ABC transporter permease, producing MSLIALSFTIIFVMLTMLISVWQKLDLEKDIAIGTVRSAVQLLLVGYVLQFIFNSDHPALIIAIVGFMIIVASINAGKRGKGLRWISLYIAAAITVTELLMMGLLLGLGIVEPTPQYIIPLSGMTIGNAMVVSGLFLNQMKREVESSKGEIECLLALGATPRRAFQDVLKRSVKSSMIPTIDGMKTVGLVQLPGMMTGMIIAGADPVEAVRYQILIVFAFTSSAAITSILLSLMTYRQWFTSDMRLRSL from the coding sequence ATGTCACTCATCGCCCTGAGTTTTACCATTATATTTGTGATGCTCACCATGCTTATCTCTGTCTGGCAGAAGCTTGATCTGGAAAAGGATATTGCCATCGGCACCGTTCGTTCCGCTGTACAGCTGTTGCTTGTCGGATATGTACTTCAATTTATTTTCAACTCGGATCACCCTGCTCTCATCATTGCCATTGTCGGATTCATGATTATCGTAGCCTCCATTAATGCTGGCAAACGCGGCAAAGGACTTCGCTGGATTTCCTTGTATATTGCGGCTGCCATTACGGTTACGGAGCTGCTCATGATGGGGCTGTTGTTGGGACTTGGGATTGTAGAGCCTACTCCCCAATACATTATTCCATTGAGCGGGATGACCATCGGTAATGCCATGGTGGTGTCCGGGCTGTTCCTGAATCAGATGAAACGCGAGGTCGAATCCTCCAAAGGAGAGATTGAATGCCTGCTTGCCCTGGGCGCAACACCAAGACGTGCTTTTCAGGACGTATTAAAACGTTCCGTCAAATCCAGCATGATCCCCACGATCGATGGCATGAAAACGGTAGGACTCGTACAGCTTCCTGGCATGATGACAGGCATGATTATTGCGGGTGCCGATCCGGTTGAGGCCGTCCGTTACCAGATTCTGATCGTGTTTGCTTTTACCAGTTCAGCCGCCATTACCAGCATCTTGCTTAGCCTGATGACATACCGACAATGGTTCACATCGGATATGAGGCTGCGTTCGCTATAA
- a CDS encoding ABC transporter ATP-binding protein — MDTLVKRIGLTEQRILFEHVSAVVNQGERIAILGASGQGKSTLLRILALLDVPDEGDLIWKGISYRDSDPRIWRMRMTYVAQQAVMLAGSVEDNLKTVHLLHRQPYDQDLARRLLAGMGLENLDIQKRAIDLSGGEKQRIALIRSMMLRPEVLLLDEVTASLDRTNARLVEEQLTRWSQQEGTSLVWVTHDQEQAQSFSTTTWFMGNQTLLERQPTAHFFDNPSTDLARQFIMHPAPAAK; from the coding sequence ATGGATACACTAGTGAAACGTATCGGTTTAACCGAGCAGCGTATTTTATTTGAACATGTGAGCGCAGTAGTGAATCAGGGAGAACGTATTGCTATACTCGGTGCATCCGGTCAAGGGAAAAGCACATTGCTCCGCATTCTCGCCCTGCTGGATGTTCCTGATGAAGGAGACCTGATCTGGAAAGGAATTTCTTATCGGGATTCAGACCCTCGTATTTGGCGCATGCGCATGACTTATGTCGCACAGCAGGCTGTCATGCTGGCAGGCAGTGTGGAAGATAACCTGAAAACGGTACACCTGCTTCACAGGCAGCCATACGATCAGGACCTCGCCCGACGCCTGCTTGCGGGGATGGGCTTGGAGAATCTGGATATTCAAAAGCGGGCCATCGACCTCTCCGGTGGGGAGAAACAGCGCATAGCCCTAATCCGTTCCATGATGCTTCGTCCTGAGGTACTGCTGCTGGATGAAGTGACCGCTTCCCTGGATCGGACCAACGCCCGCCTGGTGGAAGAGCAATTGACCCGCTGGAGCCAGCAGGAAGGTACTTCTCTCGTCTGGGTTACCCATGATCAGGAACAGGCACAATCATTCAGTACAACCACCTGGTTTATGGGCAATCAGACATTGCTGGAGCGCCAGCCGACAGCCCACTTTTTTGACAACCCGTCCACCGACCTGGCCAGACAATTCATTATGCACCCTGCCCCTGCGGCAAAATAA
- a CDS encoding Gfo/Idh/MocA family protein, protein MTKVVGRDKVNWGIMGTGWIASQFARDLEHAGNAVKAAVGSRTAGSAEKFAAEYGFARAYGSYDEMLQDPEVDIIYVATPHPLHKENVLACLEAGKAVLCEKPFTMNARQLEQLVEKARERKLFLMEGMWTRFLPPITQARAWIAEGRIGEVRLVKADFGFRVGWEPEGRLLNPELGGGALLDAGVYPISFASMIFGEQPQHVWSTANIGQTGVDEQFSVLLSYSEGRSASLNGAIRLNLSNEAVIYGTEGYIRLPFFLAGKEADLHVNGQDEPEKFTDDRTCIGYAFEAEEAGRCILEGRTESRTIQLDESLEIMKLMDTIRGQWGLRYKSE, encoded by the coding sequence ATGACGAAAGTTGTTGGACGGGACAAAGTGAATTGGGGCATTATGGGTACGGGATGGATTGCATCCCAGTTCGCGCGGGATCTGGAGCATGCCGGGAACGCCGTAAAAGCGGCGGTGGGTTCACGAACTGCGGGTAGCGCAGAGAAGTTTGCAGCTGAATATGGTTTTGCACGCGCTTACGGTTCATATGATGAGATGCTGCAGGACCCTGAAGTGGATATTATTTATGTGGCAACACCGCATCCGTTACATAAGGAAAATGTGCTTGCTTGTCTGGAAGCGGGCAAAGCAGTTCTCTGTGAGAAACCGTTTACGATGAATGCCCGCCAGCTGGAGCAACTGGTGGAGAAGGCACGTGAGCGCAAGCTTTTTCTCATGGAAGGCATGTGGACACGCTTTCTGCCGCCGATTACCCAAGCGAGAGCATGGATTGCGGAAGGCAGAATCGGCGAGGTACGTCTGGTCAAAGCAGATTTCGGTTTCCGTGTAGGCTGGGAGCCGGAAGGCAGGTTGCTTAATCCGGAGCTGGGTGGGGGTGCTTTGCTGGATGCGGGTGTGTATCCGATCTCGTTTGCGTCCATGATTTTTGGGGAGCAGCCTCAGCATGTGTGGAGTACGGCGAACATTGGACAGACGGGTGTGGATGAGCAGTTCTCCGTACTGTTATCTTATTCCGAAGGACGTTCTGCATCGCTGAATGGGGCCATTCGTCTTAATCTGAGTAACGAGGCGGTCATATACGGCACAGAGGGGTACATTCGTTTACCGTTTTTCCTGGCAGGCAAAGAAGCTGATCTGCACGTGAACGGTCAGGACGAACCCGAGAAGTTTACCGATGACCGGACGTGTATTGGATATGCGTTTGAAGCGGAGGAAGCAGGGCGCTGCATCCTGGAAGGACGGACAGAGAGCAGAACGATTCAACTGGACGAATCCCTGGAGATTATGAAGCTGATGGACACCATTCGTGGGCAGTGGGGCCTGCGTTACAAATCCGAGTAA
- the pcp gene encoding pyroglutamyl-peptidase I, which produces MKILISGFEPFGGDAVNPTGELMEALAYEVMEGAELKTVLLPVHFDECADLLIAEMESYQPDVVIACGLAKGRTAVTPERIAVNVKDVPPGSFADNQGQHPVDELIAAGSPDGLFSTLPIRAMVNNMRTAGIPAAVSNTAGTYICNNTMYRVLDHIRLKQLPIRAGFVHFPASTEMAVLQPSVPSLPIPMMLDALRVMIRTVVAE; this is translated from the coding sequence ATGAAAATTCTGATCTCCGGATTTGAACCTTTTGGCGGGGATGCGGTGAATCCGACGGGCGAGCTGATGGAGGCACTTGCGTATGAAGTGATGGAGGGAGCAGAGTTAAAAACAGTGCTGTTGCCTGTGCACTTCGATGAATGTGCGGATTTGCTCATCGCAGAGATGGAATCCTATCAACCGGATGTTGTCATCGCCTGTGGTTTGGCCAAAGGCAGGACAGCTGTTACACCCGAACGGATTGCTGTCAATGTCAAAGACGTTCCTCCTGGCTCCTTCGCGGACAACCAGGGCCAACATCCCGTGGACGAGCTGATTGCCGCAGGAAGCCCGGATGGTTTGTTTTCCACACTGCCTATTCGTGCGATGGTGAACAACATGAGGACAGCAGGAATCCCGGCTGCGGTGTCCAATACGGCAGGTACGTATATTTGCAATAATACGATGTACCGGGTGTTGGATCATATCCGATTGAAACAGCTTCCGATTCGTGCCGGATTTGTACATTTCCCAGCTTCGACAGAGATGGCTGTGCTTCAGCCTTCGGTGCCGTCACTGCCCATCCCCATGATGCTGGATGCTCTGCGAGTTATGATTCGCACGGTAGTGGCGGAGTAA
- a CDS encoding TetR/AcrR family transcriptional regulator has protein sequence MNTSDRIIEAATGLIKKNGYRGVSTKAIATEAKVNESTIFRQFGSKQGILEAIIERHSDIPQFEKLLKEDATDNPEVDLLNVSQQYRLFFHKNADIILIGIRDKGMLPELDRVLADPPAKLHSLLVEYFERLQKKKVIARQNERLTAMSFLSMCYGFQMSELIHRQYQSQLVTEEEFYKHSVSLFVKGILSQS, from the coding sequence ATGAATACTTCAGACAGAATCATTGAAGCCGCGACAGGGCTCATCAAAAAGAATGGTTATCGGGGAGTAAGCACCAAAGCCATTGCAACGGAAGCTAAAGTCAATGAATCTACGATTTTCCGGCAATTTGGAAGCAAGCAAGGCATATTGGAAGCCATCATTGAAAGACATTCGGATATCCCGCAATTTGAGAAGCTCTTAAAAGAGGACGCGACCGATAATCCGGAAGTCGATCTGCTGAATGTAAGCCAGCAGTACCGTTTGTTTTTCCATAAAAATGCGGACATCATTTTGATTGGCATCCGTGACAAAGGAATGCTTCCCGAATTGGACAGAGTGCTGGCCGATCCGCCGGCGAAGCTGCACTCCTTGCTGGTTGAATATTTTGAACGCCTGCAGAAGAAAAAAGTTATAGCTAGACAGAATGAGCGTCTTACCGCTATGTCTTTTCTCTCGATGTGTTACGGATTTCAGATGAGCGAGCTGATTCACCGGCAATATCAGTCCCAACTCGTCACCGAGGAAGAGTTCTACAAGCACAGTGTCTCATTGTTTGTTAAAGGAATTTTGTCTCAGTCATAA
- a CDS encoding fumarylacetoacetate hydrolase family protein: protein MKLVTFQTKTSQEPLFGLVINEKFVVSFAAIMKKQGTFVDSLESMDSYLHYLPASYDAAKELMQYTVEQSHQFNENEICPIAAVKLLPPVPNPAALIDFGLTPRHLRNAGVNLLQREYTGPEREKLKQKIAEKFQQDPNKVNFSYYKCNHNALIGDGDTIHWPSYSSYLDIEPELAFVTGKGNCIAGYVIFNDSTVRDVQWPDFQALTGPTRCKDFDRSKGIGPFLVTPDEVDNPLALDVDVRIGERLHWKGSTSEYSAHPGKVMEEVLNVFTPLPGTIIGMGTIPDCCAIETEQWLLPSDRIQITFDKLGTLTQFVPEHVKITEPSRWEKRSDFP, encoded by the coding sequence ATGAAGCTAGTAACCTTTCAAACCAAGACATCTCAGGAACCTTTGTTTGGGCTTGTAATTAACGAGAAATTTGTCGTGTCTTTTGCTGCAATCATGAAAAAGCAGGGAACATTCGTTGACAGTCTAGAAAGTATGGACAGCTATCTTCATTATTTGCCGGCAAGTTATGATGCCGCTAAGGAATTGATGCAATATACTGTCGAACAGTCGCATCAATTCAATGAAAATGAAATCTGCCCGATTGCAGCGGTAAAACTGCTGCCACCGGTTCCGAATCCGGCTGCGCTTATCGATTTCGGGCTGACGCCAAGACATCTAAGAAATGCTGGCGTAAATCTGCTGCAAAGAGAATATACAGGGCCGGAAAGAGAAAAGCTTAAACAAAAAATCGCCGAAAAATTCCAGCAAGATCCGAATAAAGTGAATTTCAGTTATTACAAGTGTAACCATAATGCTTTAATTGGCGATGGGGATACGATTCATTGGCCATCATACTCTTCATACCTGGATATCGAGCCGGAGCTGGCCTTTGTTACAGGGAAGGGGAATTGCATCGCAGGTTATGTTATTTTTAACGACAGTACTGTCCGCGATGTGCAGTGGCCGGATTTCCAGGCGCTGACCGGACCGACGCGCTGCAAAGATTTTGATCGCAGCAAAGGAATAGGACCATTTCTGGTTACGCCGGATGAAGTCGACAACCCGCTGGCACTAGATGTGGATGTACGCATCGGGGAGAGACTGCACTGGAAGGGAAGCACTTCCGAGTATTCTGCACACCCTGGGAAAGTGATGGAGGAGGTTCTCAACGTTTTCACGCCGCTCCCGGGCACGATTATAGGAATGGGGACGATACCAGATTGCTGCGCAATCGAGACCGAACAATGGTTGTTGCCCTCTGACCGAATCCAGATTACATTCGATAAATTAGGCACGCTCACGCAATTTGTGCCTGAACATGTCAAGATTACGGAACCAAGCCGCTGGGAAAAAAGAAGCGATTTTCCTTAA
- a CDS encoding MBL fold metallo-hydrolase, which yields MKYGRIIQKPRVKFFEVADGVFAGISPYRGISWANAGFINKGEGLVYDTFFDLFHAREMREAFKEVSNGGSPAYVVNSHYNSDHAWGNKVFEDACIIMHKEASRERLTENIAWMDNVIRRGKDSLESTSGERFFAAEFEGFDLEGVEWVHPNIEIKDDISIRLDDTEVMIYNVAPAHSDSDLLLWMPKEKVLFAGDVVFNGCTAYSEEGTLNWVKVLDRIIDEIKPEIVVPGHGAICGLDFVKEQRDYLLNLISEFNKHYNDEIDTLSLTKQIDISRFLHWIQPERLYVTVDILLKSKRGLPPLPIWNEVPAKLEDMKAFLAGKYGDQIKPWDPMSVWQE from the coding sequence ATGAAGTATGGACGTATTATCCAAAAACCTCGCGTTAAATTTTTTGAAGTCGCAGATGGCGTCTTTGCAGGTATTTCGCCGTATCGCGGCATCAGTTGGGCCAATGCCGGGTTCATCAACAAGGGTGAAGGGCTGGTGTATGACACGTTTTTCGATTTGTTCCATGCGCGGGAAATGCGGGAGGCTTTTAAGGAAGTAAGCAACGGCGGCTCTCCCGCATATGTGGTGAACTCGCACTATAACAGCGACCATGCCTGGGGAAACAAAGTGTTTGAAGATGCTTGCATTATTATGCACAAGGAAGCATCCAGAGAGCGTCTCACCGAAAATATCGCCTGGATGGACAACGTCATCAGAAGAGGAAAGGATTCTCTGGAATCGACTTCGGGCGAGCGGTTTTTTGCAGCGGAATTTGAAGGATTCGACCTGGAAGGCGTAGAATGGGTACACCCGAATATTGAGATAAAGGACGATATCAGCATCCGTCTTGACGATACGGAAGTCATGATTTACAACGTAGCTCCGGCCCACTCCGACAGTGACTTGCTGCTGTGGATGCCAAAAGAAAAGGTACTGTTCGCCGGCGATGTCGTGTTTAACGGTTGTACGGCATACAGCGAAGAGGGAACCCTCAATTGGGTTAAAGTGCTTGATCGCATTATTGATGAAATTAAACCCGAAATCGTTGTTCCTGGACATGGCGCCATCTGCGGTCTGGACTTCGTGAAGGAGCAAAGAGACTACCTCTTGAACCTGATTAGCGAGTTTAACAAGCATTACAATGACGAAATTGATACCTTGTCCCTGACCAAGCAAATTGATATTTCCCGCTTCCTTCATTGGATTCAGCCAGAACGGTTGTATGTTACAGTGGACATCCTATTGAAAAGCAAACGAGGGTTACCGCCCCTTCCAATTTGGAACGAGGTGCCTGCTAAGCTGGAAGACATGAAAGCTTTTTTGGCCGGGAAATATGGCGATCAGATCAAGCCATGGGACCCTATGAGTGTTTGGCAAGAATAG
- a CDS encoding 1,4-dihydroxy-6-naphthoate synthase, with translation MKIAFSPCPNDTFIFHAWVHGLIPGAPELDVRYADIDITNGLAANPNGPDTPEVMKISYAALPYVLNDYALLPAGGALGRGCGPLVLTANGTTDPAYLAGRRVAVPSERSTAYLLFRLWAAQNVPGGVGEIVVMPFDQIMPAVRDGKIDAGLVIHEARFTYQNYDLKLMTDLGNWWESDTGLPIPLGAIIARRNLDAHALAGWARASVEYAWAHPDESKAYVMEHAQEMDPDVTAQHIGLYVNEFSANLGDDGYGAITALLGRAMKEGLVPEFDLDLLRI, from the coding sequence ATGAAAATTGCATTTTCCCCTTGTCCCAACGATACATTTATCTTTCACGCCTGGGTGCATGGACTGATTCCAGGTGCACCTGAGCTGGATGTCCGGTATGCAGACATTGATATTACCAACGGCCTTGCGGCTAATCCGAATGGACCAGATACACCTGAAGTTATGAAAATATCCTATGCAGCACTGCCTTATGTGCTGAATGATTATGCGCTCTTGCCTGCTGGCGGCGCGCTTGGCAGAGGATGTGGTCCGCTTGTGTTGACCGCTAACGGCACAACCGATCCGGCCTATCTCGCGGGACGCCGAGTTGCCGTGCCGAGCGAACGTTCAACAGCCTATCTGTTATTCCGTCTCTGGGCAGCACAAAATGTTCCCGGCGGTGTAGGCGAGATTGTCGTTATGCCATTCGACCAGATTATGCCTGCTGTTCGGGACGGCAAGATCGATGCCGGCTTGGTTATCCATGAGGCACGCTTCACGTACCAGAATTATGATCTCAAGCTTATGACCGATCTCGGTAACTGGTGGGAAAGCGATACGGGTCTACCGATCCCTCTAGGGGCAATCATCGCCCGTCGCAACCTGGATGCTCACGCTCTTGCAGGTTGGGCACGTGCCTCGGTGGAATACGCTTGGGCGCATCCGGATGAGTCCAAAGCATACGTCATGGAACATGCACAAGAGATGGACCCTGATGTAACTGCGCAGCATATTGGCTTGTATGTTAACGAGTTCAGCGCCAACCTGGGCGATGACGGTTACGGTGCAATTACGGCGTTGCTTGGAAGAGCGATGAAAGAAGGACTTGTTCCCGAGTTTGATCTCGATTTATTGCGGATCTAA
- a CDS encoding futalosine hydrolase, whose product MNEQRQNDSIEGNRSETTNRVKSSEITSASAASIQRVLIVTAVDAEKEAVLRGLGNQAAERFDVIAAGVGPASAAAGTAAALAFATAAGGNALLAQGSAAPSETDAAQASAASSRPGPLAGTGLTPAYTLVVSAGIGGGFPGRADVGSLVVADAMVAADLGSQTPDGFLSVDELGFGSSRVAADAELVARLRHELQRAGLAVSGGTAVTVSTATGTAETAAELLRRVPDAAAEGMEGFGVATAAQQFGVPALELRAISNAVGPRDRDAWRIKDALDALQAASSILREVLTS is encoded by the coding sequence ATGAATGAACAGAGACAGAATGATTCTATAGAGGGTAATCGTTCAGAAACCACAAACAGGGTAAAAAGCTCAGAAATAACCTCGGCATCAGCAGCTTCGATACAGCGTGTATTGATCGTAACCGCCGTTGATGCGGAAAAAGAGGCTGTACTGCGCGGCCTGGGTAATCAGGCTGCGGAACGCTTTGATGTGATTGCTGCGGGCGTAGGCCCTGCCTCGGCCGCAGCAGGAACCGCTGCCGCGCTGGCCTTTGCCACAGCGGCGGGCGGAAATGCGCTGCTGGCGCAAGGCTCCGCCGCGCCAAGCGAAACCGATGCGGCACAGGCATCTGCCGCATCCTCAAGGCCGGGGCCCCTGGCCGGGACCGGACTGACCCCAGCGTACACGCTGGTGGTCAGTGCCGGCATCGGCGGCGGGTTCCCCGGCCGGGCGGACGTCGGCTCCCTCGTGGTGGCCGACGCCATGGTTGCCGCCGATCTGGGCTCGCAGACGCCAGACGGCTTCCTCAGTGTGGACGAGCTCGGCTTTGGCTCGTCCCGTGTGGCGGCGGACGCGGAGCTTGTCGCGCGCCTGCGCCATGAGCTGCAGCGGGCAGGGCTCGCTGTCAGCGGAGGCACGGCGGTCACCGTATCCACGGCGACCGGAACTGCCGAGACGGCCGCGGAGCTGCTGCGCCGCGTGCCGGATGCCGCCGCCGAAGGCATGGAAGGCTTCGGCGTAGCAACCGCAGCCCAGCAGTTCGGCGTGCCAGCACTCGAACTGCGGGCTATATCCAACGCGGTCGGTCCACGCGACCGCGACGCCTGGCGCATCAAGGACGCCCTCGATGCGCTCCAGGCTGCAAGTTCCATTTTACGGGAGGTACTGACATCATGA
- a CDS encoding GntR family transcriptional regulator: protein MFELDVRSRKAIYEQLVDKIKEMIVYGVLQPDEQLPSVRTLSGQLTVNPNTIQKAYRELEREGYIYSLQGKGSFVSSSVEHPNAAMRDEIRAALVKLIAEASYSGLTKADMTLLFQEAMARIEKGEPND from the coding sequence ATGTTCGAATTGGATGTACGCAGCCGTAAGGCGATCTATGAGCAGCTGGTGGACAAAATCAAAGAAATGATCGTGTACGGTGTTCTCCAACCCGATGAGCAGCTGCCTTCCGTTCGCACACTGTCCGGGCAGCTCACGGTTAATCCGAATACGATTCAGAAGGCATACCGGGAACTTGAACGTGAAGGTTATATTTATTCATTGCAGGGAAAAGGGAGCTTCGTATCATCGTCCGTGGAACATCCGAATGCAGCCATGAGAGATGAAATCAGAGCGGCTCTGGTGAAGCTGATTGCGGAAGCTTCGTATTCCGGTTTAACCAAAGCCGATATGACGCTTTTATTTCAGGAAGCCATGGCCCGTATAGAGAAGGGGGAGCCGAATGATTGA
- a CDS encoding ABC transporter ATP-binding protein, producing MIELNQVIKAFEQEKAVDGVTMQVHKGSIYGLLGSNGAGKTSLLKILAGIYRQDSGTVRIDGQEIYENMDLKGRTIFMADAPTFFPQSSIAQMAAFYRSVYPRWNEERFVQLSSVFKLDVKRKLHRMSKGMRRQAAVWLGLSCMPEVLLMDEPIDGLDPVMRQQIKNLLFQEAAERQVTILISSHNLREIEDLCDHVAIMHKGQIIVEKDLDDLKADTHKIQVAFRHPDHAMAMDEQVNILHEEKRGSVSLFIVKGNREAVTERFRAFDPYLLDVLPLTLEEIFIYEMEDAGYDIQPIVL from the coding sequence ATGATTGAACTGAATCAGGTCATTAAGGCATTTGAACAGGAAAAAGCCGTTGATGGCGTCACGATGCAAGTACATAAGGGATCGATCTATGGTTTGCTCGGCTCCAATGGGGCAGGCAAAACGTCACTGCTCAAAATACTGGCAGGCATCTATCGTCAGGATAGCGGGACAGTTCGTATTGATGGACAAGAAATATATGAAAATATGGATCTTAAGGGACGTACGATTTTTATGGCAGATGCGCCAACCTTTTTCCCACAGTCGTCCATCGCTCAGATGGCCGCCTTCTATCGTTCGGTATATCCGCGCTGGAATGAGGAACGCTTCGTACAGCTCAGCAGTGTATTTAAACTGGACGTCAAACGTAAACTGCATCGCATGTCCAAAGGCATGCGCCGTCAGGCGGCCGTGTGGCTCGGGCTCAGCTGTATGCCTGAAGTACTGCTCATGGATGAGCCGATTGATGGACTTGATCCGGTCATGCGGCAGCAGATCAAGAATCTGCTGTTCCAGGAAGCAGCGGAGCGTCAGGTGACGATTCTGATCTCATCCCACAATTTGCGTGAGATTGAAGACCTGTGCGACCATGTTGCCATCATGCACAAAGGGCAGATTATTGTAGAGAAAGACTTGGATGATCTGAAGGCTGATACACATAAAATTCAGGTCGCTTTCCGTCATCCTGATCATGCCATGGCAATGGATGAACAGGTGAATATTTTGCATGAAGAGAAGCGGGGGAGTGTATCCCTGTTTATTGTGAAAGGTAACCGCGAGGCTGTAACGGAACGATTCCGTGCATTTGATCCCTATCTGCTGGATGTGCTGCCGCTGACGCTGGAAGAAATATTTATCTATGAAATGGAGGATGCTGGGTATGATATTCAACCGATTGTTCTGTAA
- the nikR gene encoding nickel-responsive transcriptional regulator NikR: protein MADKEDLTRFGVAFPTPLIEQFDRYIEEQGYKNRSEAFRDLVRKTLLEPSALHSEQDVAGTIVMVFDHHISDLPIRLMELQHEAHHDIISNMHVHLNHDQCLEVIAVRGNLGRLRHLHSQIQVQKGVLYAELSVTYVDELNKLTNHHNHSHNHD from the coding sequence ATGGCAGACAAAGAAGATTTAACCCGGTTCGGTGTGGCATTTCCCACGCCTCTGATCGAACAGTTTGATAGGTATATTGAAGAGCAGGGATACAAAAACCGTTCGGAAGCTTTCCGTGATTTGGTCCGTAAAACATTGCTGGAGCCTTCTGCATTGCATTCCGAGCAGGATGTAGCCGGAACCATTGTGATGGTGTTTGACCACCATATCAGTGATCTCCCTATTCGGTTAATGGAGCTGCAGCATGAGGCACACCATGACATCATCTCCAATATGCATGTGCACCTGAATCATGATCAATGTCTGGAGGTCATTGCGGTGAGGGGCAACCTCGGGCGATTGCGTCATCTTCATTCGCAGATTCAGGTGCAAAAAGGAGTGCTATATGCAGAACTCTCTGTAACGTATGTGGATGAGCTTAATAAACTGACAAACCATCATAACCATAGTCACAATCATGATTGA